In bacterium, a single window of DNA contains:
- a CDS encoding RluA family pseudouridine synthase, with amino-acid sequence MLTIIYQDKDVLIINKPAGIMVHGDGKTQEKTLCDFIMEEFPEIKDVGEPMLIGRGPNKEATILPRPGIVHRLDKETTGVMIVAKNQDAFNVLKKQFQDHVIRKVYNTFVWGYVKDDEGMIDRPIGRSKGDFRKWSAQRFSRGELRPAITEYKVLNRFDGDPVLNRGAILVGKGNSKIPLVFSLVEVYPLTGRTHQIRVHFKAINHPMVGDSLYAENHPYALGFSRLALHARRIKLVLPSDAVIDQEGGISGKISEFEAELPSDFATAVAKLPKEQEEA; translated from the coding sequence ATGTTAACTATAATATATCAAGACAAAGACGTACTAATCATAAATAAACCCGCTGGTATTATGGTTCACGGAGATGGCAAAACACAAGAAAAAACTTTGTGTGATTTCATTATGGAGGAGTTTCCAGAGATTAAAGACGTTGGAGAGCCTATGCTTATTGGAAGAGGCCCAAACAAAGAGGCTACAATCCTACCAAGACCGGGTATTGTTCATAGATTAGACAAGGAAACTACTGGAGTTATGATTGTGGCTAAGAATCAAGACGCTTTTAATGTTTTAAAGAAGCAATTTCAAGATCATGTAATAAGAAAGGTTTATAATACTTTTGTTTGGGGTTATGTAAAAGATGATGAGGGTATGATTGATAGACCTATTGGTAGAAGTAAGGGTGATTTTAGAAAGTGGAGTGCCCAGCGTTTTTCAAGAGGTGAGCTTCGTCCTGCAATAACCGAATATAAGGTTTTAAATAGATTTGATGGGGACCCGGTCCTAAATCGAGGTGCGATTCTTGTTGGAAAAGGAAACTCAAAAATACCTTTAGTATTTTCTCTTGTAGAGGTATATCCATTAACTGGGAGAACACATCAAATTAGGGTCCATTTTAAGGCCATAAACCACCCTATGGTGGGCGATAGCTTATATGCAGAGAATCACCCCTATGCTCTAGGATTCTCTCGTTTGGCACTGCATGCACGTAGAATAAAGCTTGTTTTACCATCAGATGCCGTTATTGACCAAGAAGGTGGAATAAGTGGTAAAATAAGCGAATTTGAGGCAGAATTACCATCTGATTTTGCAACAGCAGTAGCTAAATTACCCAAAGAACAGGAGGAGGCCTAA
- the rplS gene encoding 50S ribosomal protein L19, which translates to MTAAKTTATKEIKVAKQDATRKEFDMRVGDTVKVYQKIQEKGKTRLQVFEGLILARKHGNEAGATFTVRKVSGGYGVERIFPLFSPSIDKIEVVKRAKVRRAKLYYIRDKAAKEISKRMKMEMTKRDSSHLTKAEAARLEAEEAANAVVAPEVEIAAEETVVTE; encoded by the coding sequence ATGACAGCAGCTAAAACAACAGCAACAAAGGAGATTAAGGTGGCTAAACAAGACGCTACTAGAAAGGAATTTGATATGCGCGTAGGTGATACCGTTAAGGTGTACCAAAAAATTCAAGAAAAAGGCAAAACTCGCCTTCAGGTTTTTGAGGGACTTATTCTTGCAAGAAAGCACGGCAATGAAGCTGGTGCTACTTTTACAGTAAGAAAAGTTTCTGGTGGATATGGAGTAGAAAGAATCTTTCCATTGTTTTCACCAAGTATAGATAAGATAGAGGTTGTAAAACGTGCCAAGGTTCGTCGTGCTAAATTATATTATATTAGAGACAAAGCAGCCAAAGAAATCAGTAAGAGAATGAAAATGGAAATGACAAAGCGTGATTCATCTCATCTTACAAAAGCAGAAGCTGCAAGATTAGAAGCAGAAGAAGCTGCAAATGCAGTTGTTGCTCCAGAGGTAGAGATCGCAGCAGAGGAAACAGTAGTTACAGAATAA